TAAGTAAACATCCATGTTCTTTGACAACCATGACACAAGACAGAATGTCCTTACAGGATCACTCTGATTATTTATTCCTTGAGGTTTCAACCCAATCATGGTCTTTGTCATTTGAAAGTAGAATATGATTAAAGAAGCTCATGTCATACCATTGTTACTAAGAATGAAAACATAGCAATCATATGGCCGATGTGTACTGACTTATCAACTAAAGTAAAAAAAATAAGTCACATACATGATAGCCTGATTCAAGGAACAGTCAAAAATAGGGAACACTAGAAGGAACCATTCACTCCTATTCATGATTGTTTATCTTCTTTGGTTGTCCACAATCAGTAAAAGGATGTTTGTACCTTCTCTAGGCCAGGCGCCGACGCAGAGGCAGATGCACAATAGGAGCTCGTCGACGGTGGCTCATCACGGAGAAAAGAACTAAACATGTGCATGATCTCCTAATGTGCACAAGACCtttccaacacacacacacacacttgttgaTTTCGTGCTCATATGACCACAGCACACGCAAGCATGGGCTAGAGATGAATAAAGATCACCTACATgggaagaaaaaataaacaaaaaatcaTGCATCAATTTAACATATGCTTGAAAATTGAGAGCACACTATAACAGCAACCAGCAAATCAACTAGCAATCTAGCATACAATAGAACAATATTTCGTATATTTGTTCATaatgaaaagaaacaaaagagggGATCTCAAGCCCCATAGCTGCTCACATACTTGATTTCTGTGATGACGGCCTGGGTGATAACCTGCTTGCTGCAGTGACCTCTACCTCCGACCCGTTTGCAGCCTCCTCTGAGGATGTTTCATCCTCCTCCactgccacccctcctctctgcaGCTACAACGATGACATCCCAGAAATGGCCTTCTCCCTGTTACCCTGCTTTGACTGTACACTCTCAGCCCTACTTGAGGAAGAGCAAAATGTATGTCCTGATACCAATCTCATTCCCCCAATCAATGAGACACTTGCAGCACCAGGATACTATCAAGCTGCTAATGGAGAGGTTAGCATAGAGCAATTCGGCcaaccatgacttccccaaagcaTAGATGAACCCTTGCTGGCAATGCAAATGAGCAGCACTGCGCCTATCTCGATGCCTCTTGCTCCAGGGTGTGATGAAGAGTGCCTCACGGCGGCACTAACCAGAGGGTACATGAGCCTGGATAGTGCCCTGTATCCACAAACAGGAGCAATGATCCCGAGTTACAACACAGAGGCATCAAAATTAGGATTCTTCAATGGTAGTGGTGGTAATAGCAATGGTATGGTGGTGTTAGATATGAATGACATCAGCGAGTATCAGAGGATGATAGAAGGTGAAGGACTGACCAGAACATATAGCGACACAGATTCCATGCAAGGGGGCTATAGCAACACTGCAGAGATTCAGGTAACATCCGGAACCTAACATTGAAGTAATATCATGCTGCTTAATTACAGTAGTGCCAAACTTCCATGCAACACTGGTAAAAGAAACATGCTTAActataaatttcagcaaaaaaaTAAAGGTAATATGGAGCATCCTGCACAAAGCACTGCTTGCATAGGCATCTTACCAATTCAATTCTGATGACACGCGACAAAATGCAGTATGCTTGCAGAAAAACTTTAGTAGACAGCAGGCCCCGTGTGCTTACGGGGTGTGCCGCAGTGCTTACGGGGTCTGATGCGACGAGCCTGGCCATGCGGTCGGCGACCTCGATGGCGTGGCGGGAGCCTGCCTATGCGACCTTCATGGCGTCGACGTCGAAGTGGGCGGTGGCCCTCTCCCCGGCCAGGTGCTTGTGGAGTAGGTGGAGCGCGTAGATGCTGCACAGCTTCTGGAGCTGCTCCTTCACCCCAGGGCCAGGGATGTCCTCCTGCATCTTCTCGATGAATCTATGGCACAGAGGGGGAGGCGGGATATAAATGAATGATTGGATTGTTCCAGAAACTAGATATGCATCAACCCCAGCCTAAGACCGACTACTCACTTGGTCACAATGATCAGCTGGACGTGAGCCACGGCAGCCTCGAGCAAATCAGGTGAGAGCTCAGAGAAACCTGCAAAGGAACGAGATCATCCATGTTAGTGAGTGCACCAAGAAATTCACTAAGAGATGCTACAAAAAACACCCAACGTTAAACCAGTCTTCAGCTGTTTTGATGTTTTCAATTACTGACTATGTGCAATACCAACCTTCTTCTTGGCTTGGCGCCTTGCTGATGTTCTGGGCACAGTTCACGGCCATCCTCAGGGCCCTAGCTTCAAACACCTCCTTTACGGTAGCAGGATTGAGCCAGTCTTCGGCTGCAGAGAATCATTGATGCATGAATCAGTATGATGATCAATCACAAGGTCAATCGCTTCACCAAAAAGAAGCTCCAGACAAAACGTCTCAGGCAGTTGCAGAAGTTATGTTATAAAGAGAAGTCTGCTTGAAGATGTAGCTGCATACCTGTATTTACAGCGCTTTTGCATTGCATCAAGTGTTGTATGTTACCCATGTAAGCTACGGTGCCGACAGGTTGGTTCCCAGTGGCCACCTGAGAGACGGTCTTCATAAAAAACCTTGCAACCTGCAGAAAGGATCCAAGGTTGTGATTATACTACTACTGGCCAATACTGAACCAAGGTACAAAAAACAGGTTAAAGCGGATCAGGTGCCAAACGACACTAACCTGCAACAGCAAAACGACATTGTCTCCttcataggtgcaggcaggaacaTAGACCGCAAACAGTTCAGGGAGCCCACTGCTGTTCAGGTAACCATGTCCACCGCAGAGCTTTCGGCACTCTTCAATCGCGTCCTGCATAGCAGAGAGACTAGCTTTATTATTACAGAACAATAAATTGTGAAATGCATCCATTGTACAACCTATTGCAAGAACAGAGATAAATCGGGTTGTAGTAACACAGGCAATATAGATTATTTCTTTCGGGCATGGAGTTTTTGCGCAAGAGATTAAATGCTCCCTCATGTGCTATACAATCAAAACAAATAGTCCTAAAAAAGGAAATTCATAATTATTCACGATGTGTTCTATTAAACTTCAGAATCTCTCTTATATAAAAAAAAACTATATGAGCTGAAATGTCATGAAGCTACTAGCTTGGTTGCTTCTTTTATCTAGCATACACGTACGTGATTTGTTATAGCATTCATAAACCAAAACGTGATTTTTTTTATCTAGAAATATGCATGTTTAATCACAGTCACAAGAACAAACAAAGTTCCAAACACTTATGCAAGTCCTATAACTCAGAACAAACAAGGTTCCAAACACTTATGCAAGTCCTATAACTCAGATCACGACAGCACATGATGTAAACTGTTCCATTGGTTCAATTTTGCTTTAGCAGCATTGGCACAAAATAAAACACAAGCAGAATTAAAAACATGACGCCATGGGCTGATAATATCATAACACAGCAAGGGTAGTTTCTTAAAGAACTAGCGTTCTTGGCACTGGTACTTGTTAATAACACATGAAAAGCAAAGTGCATTTCATTGGATCAGAGTACACCCGCAAAAACACAACGGCACGTCAAATCACGGTGGGAGAGGAAACCAAACTATATTTACAGGCCATGGAAGAGCGAGATTGCAGCTCAAAGACTAATTCTTGGCACACCAGCAGACATGAAAAGCTAAAAAGATTCATCTAAATAACACGGGATCAAACAAGAAATTCCCCTCACTTTATCAGCAGTACTATATTCATCTAAATAGCACAGGTTTCAGAGCTCATACGAGTGGACACTTCAGATTCGACATCTCTAGATCTTTCGATTCATAATAAGTAGTGCAATAACTTGCAAGAAACTAGCGCAAGATCCCATCAGCAACCCTAAATCTTTTGATTCATAATAATATGTACCCCGGTTTTTGCGCCCCCGCGAATCGAACCGAAGGAAGGAAGCGGGCCAAGATCCAGTCATTGTCGGAGGAGAGAAATCGAAGCGGAGAGGCGGGCGGACCTACGGTTCTGGATGGTGTTGCAGGTGATGTCGTGGAGGTGGACGACGGAGCCGAGGCGGAGGGCGCCGGTCTTGACGAGGTGGTTGTGGGTGGTGGCGAGCATGGACTCCTGGGAGTGGACGCCGTCGGAGAGCAGCATGCGGTAGCGCTCCGACTGGTGGCCGACGTGGTTATTGGTGGTGACGGCGCGCAGGTCCGCCACCTGCAGCACCGGCTGGATGGTCCCCGGCCCGTCCGGCAGCTCCCATATCTCCCTCACCGCCCCCTGCGTCAGCCGCGGCGCCCCCTCCATCCCGTCGCCGGCGAGAGGGGGCGGGATTGGATTGGATTCGGATCTGGGCGGGGGTAACCCTAGGAGAAGAggggtagttttgcaaaaaataaaaaataaaaataaaaataaaaatagtagtggcgcaccacctacaaatgcgccattagtaaccctggttactaatggcgcaccagctggtggtgtgccattagtagttttgccaaaataaaataaaatatagtagtggcgcaccacctacaaatgcgccattagcagctggtggtgcgccattagtagttttgcaaaaaaaaattatagtagtggcgcactgggtgagtgaTGCGCCATTATTAGTTAAACTAGTAACGACGCACCCTGtccggtgcgccattactagttaaactagtaatgacgcaccCAGCCACGGTGCGCTATTAGTATTTTTGCAACAAatttttttatagtagtggcgcaccgagtgtgtggtgcgccattagtgtccatcacactaatggcacacctgcacatggtgcgccactgctatatagtagtggcgcactacttgtctggtgcgccattagtgtctatatcatctatagcccttttcctagtagtgggtgGTGGACAAGATGTGCACGGACGACACAATCCACATATGTTGGAACGACGCCCCCCATTTGTTGTAATAGGCCACGAAGGTTGTTGGGACGGGAGGTGGCAGATGTTGGAGCTGACAATTGTGGAAGCTACACCGGACCATGGACGTTGTTGGACCGATGATGAAGGAAGTTGGAACCGACGATAGGAGATGCTACAACCGGGGGTCGACGGAGCTGCAACCAGCATCGCGCAATGCTACGAGGTCGACGATGTATGCATTGGGGATGCTACAACCATGGGACGGCAAAGCCGTGATTGATGTAGTGTGATGCTACGACTGCGGCATGGTGGTGCTATGATGTCGATGATGTTTGCGTCAGGATGCTACAACCGCGAGCCGGTGGAGTTGCAACCACGGTCTACTATAGTTGCAACCCGCGTACCGGGCAAAGTTGCAAGAGAGGGACGACGGGATGGGTGTTGCAGCCATGATTGGATGGCGTCGCCTCAACTGGGAGAAGCGCGTTGTGGAAGTCCGTGCAAAAGAGGTTctccatggtatcatcatttcacccacatagcatgtgcgataaagttgagagggttacggcaaaaactggatgcagttcgtgtacaaaacggacaatctctttcgaagtatcagggtttcatacggaaactcgtctgttacaaagcgatttcattttattgaacttatttgaactccataatttttttgtgttcaaaatgcaccattcaaagccacatcatcaatttacaaccctttctgccttcatttgttatttttcatgcatgtactgattattttgagctataagaccatgaaattgaaaatcatttgaaatgaactatgaaaaggttccaagttggcatggtatcatcatttaacccacatagcatgtgcgagaaagttgagagggttatggcaaaaactggatgcacttcgtgtacaaaacgtacaatctctttcgaagtatcaaggtttcatacggaaatttcgtctgttacaaagggatttcatttttttgaacttatttgaactccatagtttttctgtgttcaaaatgcaccattcaaagccacatcatcagtttacaaccctttccgacttcatttgttattcttcatgcatttactgattattttgagttataagaccatgaaattgaaaagcatttgaaatgaactctgaaaaggttccaagttggcatggtatcatcatttcacccacatagcatgtgcgagaaagttgagagggttaccgcaaaaactgaatgcacttcgtgtacaaaacggacaatctctttcgaagtattagggtttcatacggaaactcgtctgttacaaagggatttcatttttttgaacttatttgaactccatagtttttctgtgttcaaaatgcaccattcaaagccacatcatcaatttacaaccctttctgacttcatttgttatttttcaagcatttactgattattttgagctataagaccatgaaattaaaaagcatttgaaatgaactatgaaaaggtttcaagttggcatggtatcatcatttcacccacatagcatgtgcgagaaagttgagagggttacggcaaaaactggatgcacttcgtgtacaaaacgaacaatctctttcgaagtattagggtttcatacgaaaacttgtctgttataaagggattttatttttttgaacttatttgaactccatagtttttctgtgttcaaaatgcatcattcaaagccacatcatcaatttacaaccctttctgacttcatttgttatttttcatgcatttactgattattttgagctataagaccatgaaattgaaaagcatttgaaatgaactcccccttctaaaccggttcaaggcacgaaccggtaccaatggatattggccaggagcgcggcctattggtcccggttcatgcctagaaccgggacaaatgggtccagacgaaccgggaccaatgcccacgaggccccggccggccccatggggtcatgaaccgggactaatgcccccatgggtcccggttcgtgaagaaccgggactaatgggctggccaggcccgaaccaaagccctgttttctactagtgaactaACCATAACATTGAGAGGCAAAGATGAACCGAGCAAAGTTCTTtttatcaaagaacaactccgtaCAATAAATTGGCAAGAGTTCTACATCCTCTGTGCAAGATACTATAAGTGCTTCAAAATATGGCTtaatgagcataaaaataattAAACCACCAATACCATGATTAAATTATTTGTTTTGTTGATATAGAATAGTAAAGCACAAAATTTACAGTTTACCATTCACATGTAGAGATCACAAGCTCTTTGGTTAAACTCTCTTTTGTTTGTCTGTCAACCTCACTTGTGGCCATTAGTTTTCTTGAATTGAAGCAATGCCCTACAAACCTACTTCACTAAGAGGCCAAAATTGTCGCTGGTAGTCTAGACATGCTACATAGAAATCATGGAAGGGCCTAACACTATTAACATTACCACTATATATCTAGTCATAGTATTCCAACTATCCCAAGGAAAGAGAGTTATCTGAAAGCTGCACTCTAACTTGCAACAGTAAGGGGAGAAAATTATAATACACATAATCTAGAAAAATGATTACCATTGTCTTAAATAAGGAAGCAATAGAGCAGTGTCATTCCCACAATGGTAAATGACAGAGTACAACAAAACTGGAAGTACCAACCATCGTATCTTTAAATGTGTTGTTTTCTTCATCGACGGATTTAACAAAAATGAATTAAGTTAGCTTGACTTGATTCTATTGTTAGCTGTATTCCCAAAACATAACGTTCATATTCTAACATTTGAGCCATCTAGGAAAACGTAGTTCAATCTATAAAGTTGTTGGTGCAGGCATCCACTCTGCCTTTTTTTGCAGAATTTAGTTGGAGCCATCAAGTGAGCTTGAGTTGACTCATAAGCTTATATGCATCTAGAACTTTAAGTGATACTCAAATCTCTACAGAAAGGTGAAAAAACATGCTGGAACTAAGAACAGATCATGAACTTGTAACAAAATCTCAAAACTGGCACATGAGAGGACATATCCTAATATTAATCGTAAGTCGGCATGAAGATGTCCCCAAGATACAAACTACCAGTAATTTATCATGAAAATTCTCCCTCATACGGTCTAAAGTCCAATTTTTCATCAACTTTATTATATAAAAATAATCTTCAATTAAATATGCATACCAGACCTCTCAAATAAAATGCACCCCTCCAAAATGCTTTATGAAGCTGACAGATATAGAAAGCATGTAGCCACACCTATTCTTGAATCTTCATGTCTTCAGAGCTTCAAAAACAAGCTATCAGCATCTTTCCAATAGTTGGTTGAGTGGTAATCACCTTGCAGGCTGAACAATGGTCAATGTACTAATTAATTCAGACACAAACAACATAAGAAACAAATTGAGATAGAAGCTACTGCACCGTACTATTCTGAATCTGATGATCAATTGAATTGATGCCTTTCTATGTGTACACATCTCAAATATCGCAACTTATAGTTCAACTTTTGCTCACAAATGATTGTGTTCACATACTCAGCAATTACTGGTAGAAAAATGGTGTACAAATATAACCTGGTGTGATcttcaaaaagaaaaagaatagaacatGGTGTGTTTGTGTTGTCGCTTCAGCATCGCGTTACTAAAACGGGAAGCCATCTGCCTCCTTACGGCTAGCTCCGAGAAAACGCATACAGATTGGCCAGTGACGAGGCGGAGGATGTGCTACAGATCGGCACGCCATGCAGGCCCAACCCACGGGGCAATGTGGCATACACCACATGGTGCGTCGAGAGTGCACACATGCTGGTCGCCGGGCTCGCGAGCGATCCTTGTCGGGCACCGGGTCGCGTCGgggcggggtcatgacggtgtcCGTGACGCCCCAGACCTCGAGCAAGGAGCAAGGAGTGACGGGGGAGGGGGCCGATGAGGAGCGCCTCTTCTTAACAGGAGCAGGAACGGGGCACCGCCCACATCGCCATGTCCTAGGTTTCCACGACAACAGCGGCGGGATCTCCATGTCCTAGGTTTCCACGACAACAGCGGCGGGATCCCGCGTCCTTCATCCGCGTGAGGGCGGATCCGCTCTTCACCGGCACCAGCAGATCTGGTGACAACGAGGTGAGCTCCTGACCCCGCCTTCTGCTCGACCCTAGCTCCATGGCGTGGggtcggcggggcgtgggggccGGCGGGGCTgggatggccggcggcgagggggTCGAGGGTAGGCGGCGTGGCGTGGGTTTCGGCAGGGCTGGGTTCGCCGGCGGCGAGGGGGTCGGGGTGGGCGGGGCGTCGTGCGGGCTGGTGTGGCGGGGGCGGGTGCGGGGGTGGGCGGGCGTGAGGCTGAGCGATGGGGAAGACGTGCGCGGGGTGGTGGGGATTATCGTTTCGTTAAGGTAGAGGGCCTTGTTTTTATGAACCGGTTGTTTTCTTTCTTTAATCGCGTGGTTTACGAAGGGATAAAAAAATCGGTGAAAGTGCTAGCAGGAGGAAGTGGGGAGGTGGGAtcgagaggtcgaaccatcacgacgttcgatcctgctttaatagtagagattagtATGTACTATGTATATATCGATTAGTATGTACTATGTATATATCGATGCAGACTATGTATGTCTGAATTAGTAGTACTGCAGGTTCTTTCTTTCTTAGTCTATGTTTTAAATTGCAAATGCATTTGTTAATTGGGATCACATTTATTCCCACATATTTATGTTAGTTTTGGTGAGATGCCCACTTTTTTAACACCAAACCTGCAGCCTGAGCGCCAGGGGAGTCAGTGCCATCGGAAACCCGAACGACAACAGCATGACCGAATGGCCCGAGCAACCCGAAGACCGAATTGTGCAGTAAACTTTATCACATGGGATGCTCATGATCAAATCACAATCACCTAATGCTATCTGGCTGTATTTTACTCTTGCTACACATGGCTGTGACCATCCGGTGGAACTGCTGTGCGTTGCAGGGGATCCTGAGGACGCCCGGCTGGCCGTAGCCGAACTGCTCCGCGGCCATGTCAAGCAGCGCCGCCATGCACGGGTCCTTGAGCGCACCGATGCACACCAGCACCCTCTCGTCACCGTCACCCTCTTCACCCACCAGGGCCAGCGGGAGGTACCCTTTGGGGACCTTCTTTCCTCCGTCGCCGCCGGCATCGGCCGTGAGGTAGTATGCTTCGGACGTCTCCTTCCTTAGCCAGGCGGCCATTTCTGCCATGTGCGTGTTGCGTAGCTTGCTAGCACGGGAATTGAAGGTGTTATGGTTTGATGATAACGATACTGGATCGTATGCTGTGCTCAACTCCTGATGATTGCTGAAGAAGGCCATGCGAATTGCTTTTATAGTGCGGGAGAAAAGAAGATTGAGGATCGGAGGTGGTTGATTTCGGAAAAGCGACGCCAGGATCCAGCAGTCAGTGAATTTGGAAAGGGAttcagttcatttgagataggaAACGCAGGCCATGTGACAAGGCATGGTGATGCTGAGTGCCGGCGTGGACGATGGGTTGGTTGGGGTCTCTCTCATGTGATCCCGGCAGAGGCTCGATTATTAGCCAAATCCTTCCCAAATGGTCCCTATCAAGAGAAACAATCGTACTAGGTTAATTTGCAGGGTCCGCACGGTTTTCTATCTACCTATGGACGACAGGACGAGGAAGACGAAACTAATTAAAGtccactagtcgtcaacccgtgcaaaTGCACGAGCTAGCTATTAATAAAAGTTATTAAATATATATGACCACTATCATATTCGGAAGATGGTACTTTGAACTTATTCTTGTTGACCTTCTTTGCTTTCAATGTTTACTATTATTAAGTAATTATATTAACTATCTCAATATGATCAGTAATGCATGTAAAAGAAATTATGTATGAACACATTTTAGCTTTACCAATGCCATCATTTTTTAACTCTCTTGGACCATGGCTTACAATATTATGTGAATCAAATGCCAACTGTATATTTAAGCTTCATTGAGGTAGAACATATTGAAATGACCAGGGCACGACAAAACCTGACATATTAATGACATGGCCATACAACACATTGGACAATGAGGGCATTATGTAATTATGATTTGCGTATACTCAAGCCTGTAAAATAAATGTTCATagaaattagttgttaaacattgAGATAATCTAAGATTTATCAAATATTAGAATAAAAAATATACAACATATAAATCACTTCCTTTTGTAAAATAAACTGGTTGACAATGCTCAATTTCTAGACGTAGAGAACGCTACTTATCTAGCTTGCTGTGGGTTGGCAACAAATGAGATTCAGGTCCATCAGCTGGCCGGTTCTCCTTCTCTTTTATTCCCTGGAATGCATAATTTATTCCCTGAAACACATAATTTATTGAGGAGACGTCATGAACCTATGCACTACATgtataaaatgaaaaaaaaacaattCTTGAGGAGACGTCATGGGCCTAGCAAATTTATTGCGATGCTCAGAAAAATTCATCAGGGCGCATAAGGTAGATAACAGAGAAGAGAACTAATGATGCAAGGTTACGTGGCTGCGGTACATGATTGATGGATGAACTTAAATAGGGTTTGGGGTGTCAACCGTCGAGTCGCTGCCTTGCCGCTCCATGGCCAAAAATTTCCCGATCTGTTTCTTCCATCGCCGAGTTATCTAGAAGTTCCCATGAAATCGCCGGAGTAAGTCAATCCGGTCGGGAGAGCT
This genomic stretch from Hordeum vulgare subsp. vulgare chromosome 6H, MorexV3_pseudomolecules_assembly, whole genome shotgun sequence harbors:
- the LOC123404939 gene encoding peroxisomal acyl-coenzyme A oxidase 1-like codes for the protein MEGAPRLTQGAVREIWELPDGPGTIQPVLQVADLRAVTTNNHVGHQSERYRMLLSDGVHSQESMLATTHNHLVKTGALRLGSVVHLHDITCNTIQNRCTMDAFHNLLFCNNKASLSAMQDAIEECRKLCGGHGYLNSSGLPELFAVYVPACTYEGDNVVLLLQVARFFMKTVSQVATGNQPVGTVAYMGNIQHLMQCKSAVNTAEDWLNPATVKEVFEARALRMAVNCAQNISKAPSQEEGFSELSPDLLEAAVAHVQLIIVTKFIEKMQEDIPGPGVKEQLQKLCSIYALHLLHKHLAGERATAHFDVDAMKVA